One Candidatus Limnocylindrales bacterium genomic window carries:
- a CDS encoding 2Fe-2S iron-sulfur cluster-binding protein, whose translation MATVTINGVVVEVPDGTNVVRAAEMAGQEIPHYCYHPGLSVAGNCRMCLIDIKAMSAKQPNPLPKLQIGCNTIVADGMVVETNNPRVEEARRGVLEFLLINHPIDCPICDQAGECKLQEYYMDYGRYDSRMLLEEKQHKGKAMPVGPDIMLDQERCILCTRCIRFLDEVTHTHELVMKERGDHSELAAAEGRQVDNAYSVNVVDICPVGALTSREFRFQARVWYLDRTNSICPGCANGCNIEVHSREGRIYRLKPRANEKVNGYWMCDDGRRTWHGVHTNDRLTASYMRSGDEFVEVDAREAATAAAGGLSECGKVAVVASASLSMEEGFLLRAIARRLGGAPCIIVSPATSDIPDDGFLISSDRHPNRAGLLALGFVEQASLPPGTDGVILARADTVADDEKAWGDLLENMHEVLVVDDHVGKSMAYANQVLAVATHFEAPGSFVNRRQRLQAFEGAVPAPGRAVAGWEGLADLLAELGGPRYADVQEIFAAMCLELGLTGVASHQDLGSSGAVLDDLRSTRASSGAAAAASPAPA comes from the coding sequence ATGGCCACAGTCACCATCAACGGAGTCGTCGTCGAGGTCCCCGACGGCACCAACGTCGTGCGCGCCGCCGAGATGGCGGGCCAGGAAATCCCGCACTACTGCTACCACCCCGGGCTGTCCGTGGCGGGCAACTGCCGCATGTGCCTGATCGACATCAAGGCCATGTCGGCCAAGCAGCCCAATCCGCTGCCCAAGCTGCAGATCGGCTGCAACACCATAGTGGCCGACGGCATGGTGGTGGAGACCAACAATCCGCGCGTCGAAGAGGCGCGGCGCGGCGTCCTCGAGTTCCTGCTGATCAATCACCCCATCGACTGCCCGATCTGTGATCAGGCAGGGGAGTGCAAGCTGCAGGAATACTACATGGATTACGGCCGCTACGACTCGCGCATGCTGCTCGAGGAGAAGCAGCACAAGGGCAAGGCCATGCCGGTCGGGCCCGACATCATGCTCGACCAGGAGCGCTGCATCCTGTGCACGCGCTGCATCCGGTTCCTGGACGAGGTCACGCATACCCACGAGCTGGTGATGAAGGAGCGCGGCGACCACAGCGAGCTGGCGGCGGCCGAAGGGCGCCAGGTGGACAACGCCTACTCGGTCAACGTCGTCGACATCTGTCCGGTGGGCGCGCTGACCAGTCGCGAATTCCGATTCCAGGCGCGCGTCTGGTACCTGGACCGCACCAATTCGATCTGCCCGGGCTGCGCCAACGGCTGCAACATCGAGGTCCATTCGCGCGAAGGCCGAATCTACAGGCTCAAGCCGCGCGCCAACGAGAAGGTCAACGGCTACTGGATGTGCGACGACGGCCGCCGCACCTGGCACGGCGTGCACACCAACGACAGGCTGACCGCGAGCTACATGCGCAGCGGCGATGAGTTCGTCGAGGTCGATGCGCGCGAGGCTGCCACGGCCGCTGCGGGCGGGCTGAGCGAGTGCGGCAAGGTCGCCGTGGTCGCCTCGGCATCGTTGTCGATGGAGGAGGGGTTCCTGCTGCGGGCCATCGCGCGCCGGCTCGGCGGCGCGCCGTGCATCATCGTTTCGCCCGCAACATCCGACATTCCCGACGACGGCTTCCTGATCTCCAGCGACCGCCATCCCAACCGTGCCGGCCTGCTCGCGCTCGGCTTCGTCGAGCAGGCCTCGCTGCCGCCCGGCACCGACGGTGTCATCCTGGCGCGCGCCGACACGGTGGCCGACGACGAGAAGGCATGGGGCGATCTCCTCGAGAACATGCACGAAGTGCTGGTGGTCGACGATCACGTCGGCAAGAGCATGGCCTACGCCAACCAGGTGCTGGCAGTGGCCACGCACTTCGAGGCACCCGGCAGCTTCGTCAACCGGCGCCAGCGGCTGCAGGCTTTCGAAGGTGCCGTTCCTGCGCCGGGACGCGCGGTTGCCGGCTGGGAAGGCCTTGCCGATCTGCTGGCCGAGCTCGGCGGCCCGCGTTACGCCGACGTGCAGGAGATCTTCGCGGCCATGTGTCTCGAGCTGGGACTGACCGGCGTCGCGAGC